The genomic stretch GTGATCGCCGATTTCGAGGTCGTCACAGGGGAGTGAGGGGATAATCGGAGGGCGGACCCGCGTTGGGGCCCGCCGCGATCCGTTAGGAGAGGAGCTGCAGATGTCCGACCGCAAGTACCGACAGAGGGGTTATCAGGACGATGGTGAGCGGCCGCCACGGTCGCGATCCGGGCCGCGGCCGTCCCGGCCGGAAGGTCCGCGCGGTCGCGGCTTGGGAAAGCCGCAGAAGTCGGTCTTTCGGTGCGCTGACTGCGGTCAGGAGGGCGCCGATCAGGGGGACATCGTGATCGGTCTCGAGTGCGCCTGCGGTGCTGCCCTCCACGCCTGTGTCAACTGCTCCCACTTCGACACCGCGGCGCGCTTCGAGTGCCGCGCCGAGATCGGCGAGCCGGTGCGTCGCAAGCGCGCCGCCAACGATTGCGAGCACTTCCGTCCCAAGCTGGTGGTCGAGTTCGCGCGCGAGCCCGAGCGCAAGCCGGATGACGCTCGCTCCGCCTTCGACGCCCTCTTCGACTTCTAGCAGGTTGCTAGCAGACTGCTGGAAAAGTCCGCTTCGCGACTTTTCCAACGCTGCTAGCTGTTTTTTCCGAGAGGGGCGCGGCGGCTACGCCACCGCCGGGCCCTTTCGGGCCCGGAAGCAGGTTGCCGATGAGTTTTTCAGCAGCCTGCTAGCGGCGAAAGCCGTCGTGGTCGGGGCCCCGGAAGCCGCTCCAGGAAGCCGTCGGGTCATAGGCCACGCCCGGAAGGTTGAGCAGGATGCTGTTGACCGGCGGGAAAGGCGGTGCGAAGACTGGCGGAGCATCCATCACCAGGATATCGATGGCACCATCGCCGTCGGCATCGCCGAGAACCGGCGAGCCGGCCCAGCTGACGCTGCCATAGGCGACCAGCTCGCTGCCAGTGGCGCCGGAGTAGACGGTCAATTCGCTGGGCAGGAAGAAGTGCTGGGTGGGGACCCAGAGGTCTTCGATACCGTCGCCATCGACATCGGCGGCGGCCGGCGTCGAGAAAGCCGGCAGCTTCAACGGAGTCGACCAGAGATCGGCACCGCTCGCTCCCGCATAGGTCTCGAGGCGGCCATCGAGCTCACCGAAGGTGTCCGGCAGGCTGGGGTTGACGGCGATGCTGCAGACCGCGACGTCGAAGGTGCCGTCCGCATCGAGGTCGCTGAGGAGCGGGTTGGCAATGACATAGGGCCAGGTCGTCGCCCGGCGCCAGAGCTCCCTGCCGAGGAGGTCGTAGGCGGCGACGGAGCCGCAGAACTCGGCCGCGACGACCTCCGGAATACCAAAGCGGTCGCCGGTGATGTCGCCCAGGACGGGACTCGCGACGAAGCCTCCGGTGTCGCATGACGAGGGGACTCGGGCGTAGGGGATGAAGCGCTTGAAGACGGTGTTGTAGACCAGGAAGTGGAGGCTGCCCGGCAGGGTTTCGCCACCGGAGCCGAGAACCAGCAGGATATTGCGGTGGCGACGGCCGAAGGCCAACAGGGCGGGAGAGGTGTAGATCTCGGCCTGGTTGGGCTCGTCCCAGCGCGCCAGCAGGCGGCCGTCCAGGTCGAGGGCGAGCAAGGCTCCGGGATTGCGTGGGTTCTGACCCTGATCGACGCCGCCGCCGGTGGTCACGAATACCACCTCGGGCCGCTGCGGTGCGGACACCGGGCTGTAGGTGTTGGCATCGTCGTCGATGATGCCCGGGTTGAGGTCATTGAAAGACCACAGGACAGTGCCGTCGACTCCCGAAAGGGCCCGGATGTCGCCGAAGCGACCGGCGGTCAAGACGTCCAGGATGCCGTCGTGATCGACGTCTCGGCAGAGGGGGGCGGCGAAGCCCGAGTTGCCTTGGGCTGCGCGCCACAGACGGTTGCCGGAGCGCGGGTCCACGACTTCGATGTAGGCGGGGTCGAGGGGGAAGGGCGCGGCGCCGGAGCCGACGGCGATCACCGCTTCGTCTTGCCCGTCGCCGTCGAGATCGCAGTAGGTCGGCGAGCCCTCGAAGCCGATGCCCGGATCCTCGGACAGCATCCAGGCGACGTCGAAGCTGTTGACCGGGCCGGTGGCGGCGGTCGGCAGAACCAGGGTCAGCGGGAGGAGAATCGACAGGGACAGTGCTCTTCTCATGGCAGGCTCCTAGGAAGGATGAGACCTGTGGAAGGAGAGGAGAAGGGCGCAGCCTCCGGCACGCCCACTTCTCCGAGGCCGCCGCGGCCTTCCTGGGGCCGAATCGGCGGCCGGTGAATTCGCTTTATTGACTAGTAATTTATATCAAATAGCAAATTCGATGAGGCATGGAGGCCGAGCTCATCTGCCAGGGGTGTGCAGCGGTTCGGACTTCGGGATCCTACGGCTGCGAAATTGGTCACTGACAAGATAGTCGCTCAGATTGACAATATGATGTCAATATGACAACATGATTACACTATGACCTGCCGAGATCGAAGCGCGAGCGGAGAAGCTGTCACTCTGCTCATTCTGCAGGCGTTCGAATTCAATGGATTGCTCGCCTCGGCGGGTGACGAGCTGACCAAACCCTGGGGGCTCTCTAGCGCCCGCTGGAAAGTACTCGGTGCGATCGCCAGAGCGGACCGCTCGCTGCATGTTGCGCAGATCGCACGGAACATGGGCCTCACCCGCCAAGCGGTGCAACGAATCGTCAACTCTCTGGTGGATCAGGGACTCCTCGCTCTCAGCGACAATCCCGATCACCAGCGGGCTCGCCTGGTCAGGCTCACGCAGCGCGGCAGGAAGGTCTACGGCGAAATCATGGAAGAGCAGGTTCGTTGGTCGAACGAGCTCGCCGAGGGCATCAACCCACGAGACCTCGAGAGCGCGAGGCGCGTCATGGTGACGCTCTGCGAGCGCCTCGAATAACCGGGAGTGGAACCTGATGGCAACCACGCAAGCGGCAACTTACGGCCGGATGACACAGGCGCTGCACTGAGTTAGTGCGCTTTGCCTGATCGGCATGGCGAGTACTGGAGCCGCGATGACACGACTGCCGGAGGGCGGGGTGCGGTCGGACCTTCACCGGCTACACGTCGGGGTGGAACAAAACTTTGAGGACTAGGAGATGAGATTGACGAAGGTGATGGTTCTGATTGTAGTTGCCGGGGTGCTCCTCGGCGCAGGCGCGAGCCTCGGAGAGGGGCAGGAAGAGACCGTGGTCATCTTGATCAACCCGTTCGAGGTGCCTGCTGGCAAGCTCGAGGAGGCGATCGCGATGTGGGAGCAGGCTCGGGATTATCTGCAGACGCAGCCGGGCTACGTGTCGACAGCGCTTCATCAGTCGCTGGTTGCGGACGCGAGGTATCGCCTCATCAACGTCGCGAAGTGGGAAAACGCCGAGGCCTACACAGCGGCCACAAAAAAGATGCGGCAGGAGGCTGGACTACCAACGGTTGAGGGTGTGGTGCCGGATCCTGCCCTCTATACGGTCGTACGACGCGACTAGAGACTTGGCTGCCGTGGATCTGCCCCCATTCGCCAACCTTCTGGCCACGAGCGAGCTCGCCTCCTCCCGAAAGCGCCTCCTCGAGCCCTCACCTTGTCGAGAAGCTCGCTTTCTAGGTTCGATGGGCGCACACCGATATGCCACTTGAATCTGCTGGGCGGCTCATCCTTGACAGGACAATCCGGGAGATAGTCATGACGAAATCAGTCGTTCTGGTCCTCGCTTGCTCGCTCCTCTCGGCAACCGGAGCGATTCGAGCCCAGGAAGCTGTGCCCCAGGCGACCGCTGCGCCCATGCCGTGGACCATCGGTCCTCGGGCCTTGCCGGTTCCAGCCGGCGCGAGCGACGCCCTGAGAGGGTCGCTCATGCGAGTCCCGCCGCCAGACGTTGCTGGGCACGTCCGAGACGCTCCGGCCACAGCTGAGGATTGGGCTAGGCTGCTCGACCAAGCCAGCGACAGCAGTGGCGACAGGACTCGAGCCTTCGCCAAAGCCTGGTCGACCACGATCTCAGAGGATGAAATCGCTGGTGTTACCGTTCGAACGGTAACGCCGCCCACGGTCGATCCGGCGAACAAGAATCGCCTCTTCGTGCATCTCCATGGCGGCGCCTATGTATTCGGCAGCGGTGTTGCCGGGGCGAGCGAAGCCATCATGATCGCGCGTTACTCGAAGATGCCGGTCTTGTCGATCGACTATCGAATGCCGCCGGCTCATCCATTTCCGGCAGCCCTCGACGACGTCATTGCCGTCTGGCGATCTCTCCTCAAGGATCGGAAGGCTTCTTCGTTAGCACTCGGCGGTTCGTCGGCCGGCGGTGGGCTGGTTCTGGCGGTTACCCAAGAGCTCCAAGATCTCGGCCTAGATTTGCCGGGCGCGCTCTGGGCCGGATCACCTTGGGCCGACCTCACCAAAACAGGCGACAGTCAATTCATCAACGAGGGCATCGATCGAATGCTCGTGACCTACGACGGAATCTTGGCAGAAGCAGCGAAGCTCTATGCTGGCGGCCGTGACCTGAGAACTCCGCTGATCTCGCCCGTCTACGGCGAATTCGAGGGGTTCCCGCCGACCTATCTCGTCACCGGGACCCGAGATCTTTTTCTAAGCCATACGGCACGCGTGCACCGCAAGCTACGCGCTGCTGGCGTCATAGCCGACTTGAACGTCTACGAGGGAATGTCGCACCTTGACTTCATGGTGGAACTTCACTCACCCGAGTCGCAAGAAGTCTACGGCGCGCTCGGTGTGTTCCTGACGCAGCACCTCGAAGAGCCAGTCGCACCGAGGTAAAGACCTGGCGTTACGGTCGGTTGGCGATCAGTCGTCGAGCTCGGGGAACAGCGATTGCTGTTGCGGCCCACGGCCCTCCGGCGGTGGCATGGGTTGCGAGGCGCCGGGCTCGACGATGTGATCGTGGCTCAGAAACCACAGCTCGACCCGTGGCTCGGAGCTTTCGTCGAGGGCCTCGCGAACCGCCCGGCGATAGAGCTCCACCTGGTGGCCGTAGGCCTCGGCACGGGCCGGCAGGTCGGCCTTGGTGGCCAGCTCGTCGGTTTTGAAGTCGACCACCACCAGTTGGCCTGATTCGGGATCCCGATAGAGGAGGTCGAGGGCGCCGGCGCGAAAGGCCAGAGCTTCGCCCGACGGCGGCAACAGGAGCGGCAGCTCGCGCGCCAGAACGTGCGGTGCGAGGTCCCGAAACCGCTCGCCGAGAGGGCCGTCGAGGAACCGGTTCAGCAGCTTGCGACCGGCCTCGCCGAGCTCCGGAATCGCCGCCAGGAGGCGATCGACCTCGGGCCCCCGGGGCGCTTTCGGGTCGAGCTCTTCGAGGGCTCGATGGATGGCGTCGCCGAAGGCCATCCCGGCACCCGTCGAGGGTTCGCCGGTGGTGCTTTCGAGGCGCTGCGCGACGAGCTGTTCGCGCAGCTCTTCGTGGGACTCTTCGGAGACCGCCAGAGAGAGCGGTCGCGCCATGCGTTCGGTCGCTTGTCGGCTGCGCCGCCGCAGCTCCTCGGCGAGCGCTCGCACCGCCTGGGGGCCCGGCACGGTGGGCTCGTCACCCTCTCCCGGGGCGCCGATCCAGGTGGCCTCGGAGGCCTCCTCAACGGTCGCCAAAGCGGGGGCGCGCCAGAGAACACCGTCGGCGTCCGGAGCGGCCTCGCCGGTCGGCCACAGGGAGTCGAGGGGTGGCGGCCCGCCGGAGCGCCAGGCGAGCAGATCGAGGTGACTGTTGGCGCGCTCTACCGCCTGCGGCCGCGGGCTCTCGGGCCAGGCTCCGGCCAGCACGAGGCGGTCCTTGGCGCGCGTCATGGCGACGTAGAGGGTGCGAACCCGCTCCGCCGCCTCGACCGCTTCGCGGCGCTCGACGACCCGGTCCCATCCCAGACTGGGGGCTCCCAGCAGGCGGTACTCCCAGCCCTCGGCGAGGCGTTCCGACTCGCTGGTCGGACCAAAGTCGCCGCCCGAGCGCTTGTGGAGCTGGGCGACATAGACGTGCTCGAAGTCGAGGCCTTTGGCGGTGTGAATGGTCATCACCTGAACCGCGTCTTCCTGACCGTCTTCGGGGCGGGCTTCTTCCGCCTCGATCGCTTCGGCGATGCTGGTGCGCAGCATACGGAGCAAGGCCGTGGCGTTGCCGCCGCCGGCTTCGAGGGTGTCGAGGAGGCTTTGGAAGAAGCGCTCGAGATTGGCCAAGCGGTAGGGGCCTAGGTAGCGCGCCGACTCGCTGACCTCGACCAGGAAGAGACGCTGCAGGGTTTCGACGAAGAGGTCCGCCGGCATCGCCTCGAAGGCTTCGCGAGCCACCGCGACGTGCTCGACGAAGGCCAGCAGGGAAGCTTCCCAGCCGGCGATGCGGTCGAGGCCCGGGACATCCCCGGGCAGCGCCGCGACGGCGCCCGAGACGGCCTGGCCGAGGGCCTCGAGGGGTTCCGGCCGGTGGCCCGTGAGCTCGGTCATCAAGCGCGGAAATTCGCGCCGCCAGAGGGGCACCAAGGCCGCATCGGGAGCGCCGACGAAGGCCGACCGCAGCACCGTCAAGAGGGCGAGATGGTCTCCTGGATCGAGGATGGTGCGCACCAGCGCGGCCGCCTCGATGATCTCGCGCCGGCGATAGTACTGTTTGTCGCGGCCGACGGCGAAAGGCACCCGCAATCGGCGCAAGGCTTCGAGGTAGAGGTCGAGGTCTCCGGTGCTGCGCAGAAGAATGCCGATGGCGCTCCACGGCACCGCTTCCCGCTCGTGCAGGAGCAGGATGTCGCGGGCCATCGCTTCGGCTTCGAGCTGGGCGGCCTGCAGGGTGCTCGGGCGTTGGCCGCCGTCGCTCTCCGGGGCCCAGCTCACCCAGTACTCGATGGCGCGCCGGTCGCCGGCCTCGAAGGCCGCGGCGGCGGCCCGATCGGAGCACGGGAGGAGCTCTTCGTAGGGCGGCTGCAGGCCGCGCGCCGGCAGCATCACAGGAGCGATCACCCGCGTCACCTCGTCGAGGATCGCGGGCACCGAGCGGAAGTTCTCGACCAGGCTGCGGCGCTCTCCGCCGGCCGCTACGACCTGCTCGACGAACTCGTCATAGGCCGCCAGGTCGGCGCTGCGCCAGCCATAGATGGACTGCTTCGGATCGCCCACCAGGAAGAGGCCCGGGCGTTCCTCCTCGGGGCCGGTGAGGGCCAGCAGTCGGACGATCTCGCACTGCCAGGGGTCGGTGTCCTGGAACTCGTCGACCAGTAGCTGGTCGATCGCCCGGCGGCGCCGGGTGCAAACCCCGGGGCGCTCGCGCAGCAAGCGACCCGCGGTGACCAGCAGGTCCTGGAAGGTGAGCACGCCGCGCCGCTGCAGCTCGGCCTCGACCTTGGCGAGGAGTGGTGCGATGGCCTCTCGGGCGGTGCGCAGCAGCCGGGGATCGACCTTGCCGAGGTGCGAGAGCATGCCGTAGAGGCGGGTCGAGCTGTCGCGGACGGCGTCTTCACGGTCCTCGAAGATCTGCTCTTCGGAGCTCGAGAAGCGACCCTTGCTCCACTTCTTCAGGTGGTTGACGAGCCGCTCCGGGAGCTCCTGGTGGAGGTACTGGACCACCACCTCGAAGGCGCTGCCGACGATCTCCGGCGAGGCCATGGTGGCGGCGAGCTGCTCGGCCACCGCCTGCAAACCGGTGCGCAACGCGAGGGCGTTTTTGATTCGACCCGCGGCCACTCGGTCGAAGGCCTCGCCCATCGCGGCGAGCTGCTGCCGCACCGCCGCCAGCAGGCGCTCGAGGAAGGCCGAGACGGCGGTCGGACCGAGGGGGTCGTCGTCGAAGGCCGCCGCCGGGCATCCCTCGGTGGCGAGCTGGAGGACGGCCTCGAGCAGACGGGAGGGACCGTATCCCTGGCTGGCGAGCTCGAGGTAAGCGTCGATGCCGGGCTCGCCGTAGGCCGTCGGCAGGGCCGCTTCGAGGGTCTCCCGCACCACCTCGTCGAGCACCGCGCCGTCGGCATCGACGGTCAGCTCCGGGTGGATGCCGGCTTCCAGCGGATGATCGGCGAGCAGGCCGCGGCAGAAGGCGTGGAAGGTCTGTACGACCAGGTGATCGAGGGCGGCGAGGAGGTGACCGGCGCGGGCGCGCAGCGTCACCGCCTCGGGCAGGGGCTCGGCCCACAGCCAGGATGGGGGCGGGTGACCGCTGGCGAGGTCGGCGAGGTGGCGACTCACTCGCGTCGCCATCTCGGCGGCGGCGGCCTCGGTGAAGGTGATGGCCACGATCCGGCTCAACACTCGGCGGGCGCAGCGCTCGGGTCCCTCATCGGGCTGGCTCGCGGCGCTGCGCTCCCAGCCGGGGCCGAGACACCAGGAGAGAATGCGCGCCACCAAGGTGGTGGTCTTGCCGGTTCCGGCGCCGGCCTCCAGCACCAGCGGCTGGACGAACTCCCGCTGGGCGGTGCGGCGGGCGTCGGCGTCGGCCTGGCGTCGCTCGCGGCTCATCCTCCCTCCACCCGCCGTCGCGCCGGCTCGGCGAGGTCCCACAGGTCGACCAACGCCCGCTCCGCGGGGCGCAGATCGCGGCGCTCCCCCTCGGCCCACTCGTGGAGTCGCATGCGGGCGCCGGAATCGCCGCGCAGACAGGCTTCGGCGACGGAGCAGAAAGAGCAGAGGATGGGCTCCTTGCGGCCTTCCGGGTCGACCACCCGCGGAAAGAAGCTGCCCGCATCCCAGGCGGCGAGGGCGGTTCGCACGGCGTGGCCGAAGGCCTCTTCCATCGCCTCGTCACCGGCGGCGACCAGGAACTCCCGGGCGACCACCCCGGGGCGCAGAAAGAAGTAACGACCGGCGCCGCCGGCGAGCGCGTAGGCGACGCCCTGCAGGCGCCGCCCGGCGCTGATCTGATCGAGAAAGTGGCGCCGCCGGGTCTTGTCCTGCTTGGCTTCGGAGATCGGGCGACCGGTCTTGTAGTCGGTCAGGCGCCAGCGGCCGCCGTCGCCGGGGTCGA from Acidobacteriota bacterium encodes the following:
- a CDS encoding UvrD-helicase domain-containing protein; its protein translation is MSRERRQADADARRTAQREFVQPLVLEAGAGTGKTTTLVARILSWCLGPGWERSAASQPDEGPERCARRVLSRIVAITFTEAAAAEMATRVSRHLADLASGHPPPSWLWAEPLPEAVTLRARAGHLLAALDHLVVQTFHAFCRGLLADHPLEAGIHPELTVDADGAVLDEVVRETLEAALPTAYGEPGIDAYLELASQGYGPSRLLEAVLQLATEGCPAAAFDDDPLGPTAVSAFLERLLAAVRQQLAAMGEAFDRVAAGRIKNALALRTGLQAVAEQLAATMASPEIVGSAFEVVVQYLHQELPERLVNHLKKWSKGRFSSSEEQIFEDREDAVRDSSTRLYGMLSHLGKVDPRLLRTAREAIAPLLAKVEAELQRRGVLTFQDLLVTAGRLLRERPGVCTRRRRAIDQLLVDEFQDTDPWQCEIVRLLALTGPEEERPGLFLVGDPKQSIYGWRSADLAAYDEFVEQVVAAGGERRSLVENFRSVPAILDEVTRVIAPVMLPARGLQPPYEELLPCSDRAAAAAFEAGDRRAIEYWVSWAPESDGGQRPSTLQAAQLEAEAMARDILLLHEREAVPWSAIGILLRSTGDLDLYLEALRRLRVPFAVGRDKQYYRRREIIEAAALVRTILDPGDHLALLTVLRSAFVGAPDAALVPLWRREFPRLMTELTGHRPEPLEALGQAVSGAVAALPGDVPGLDRIAGWEASLLAFVEHVAVAREAFEAMPADLFVETLQRLFLVEVSESARYLGPYRLANLERFFQSLLDTLEAGGGNATALLRMLRTSIAEAIEAEEARPEDGQEDAVQVMTIHTAKGLDFEHVYVAQLHKRSGGDFGPTSESERLAEGWEYRLLGAPSLGWDRVVERREAVEAAERVRTLYVAMTRAKDRLVLAGAWPESPRPQAVERANSHLDLLAWRSGGPPPLDSLWPTGEAAPDADGVLWRAPALATVEEASEATWIGAPGEGDEPTVPGPQAVRALAEELRRRSRQATERMARPLSLAVSEESHEELREQLVAQRLESTTGEPSTGAGMAFGDAIHRALEELDPKAPRGPEVDRLLAAIPELGEAGRKLLNRFLDGPLGERFRDLAPHVLARELPLLLPPSGEALAFRAGALDLLYRDPESGQLVVVDFKTDELATKADLPARAEAYGHQVELYRRAVREALDESSEPRVELWFLSHDHIVEPGASQPMPPPEGRGPQQQSLFPELDD
- a CDS encoding MarR family transcriptional regulator, whose translation is MTCRDRSASGEAVTLLILQAFEFNGLLASAGDELTKPWGLSSARWKVLGAIARADRSLHVAQIARNMGLTRQAVQRIVNSLVDQGLLALSDNPDHQRARLVRLTQRGRKVYGEIMEEQVRWSNELAEGINPRDLESARRVMVTLCERLE
- a CDS encoding antibiotic biosynthesis monooxygenase family protein; the protein is MMVLIVVAGVLLGAGASLGEGQEETVVILINPFEVPAGKLEEAIAMWEQARDYLQTQPGYVSTALHQSLVADARYRLINVAKWENAEAYTAATKKMRQEAGLPTVEGVVPDPALYTVVRRD
- a CDS encoding VCBS repeat-containing protein, which encodes MRRALSLSILLPLTLVLPTAATGPVNSFDVAWMLSEDPGIGFEGSPTYCDLDGDGQDEAVIAVGSGAAPFPLDPAYIEVVDPRSGNRLWRAAQGNSGFAAPLCRDVDHDGILDVLTAGRFGDIRALSGVDGTVLWSFNDLNPGIIDDDANTYSPVSAPQRPEVVFVTTGGGVDQGQNPRNPGALLALDLDGRLLARWDEPNQAEIYTSPALLAFGRRHRNILLVLGSGGETLPGSLHFLVYNTVFKRFIPYARVPSSCDTGGFVASPVLGDITGDRFGIPEVVAAEFCGSVAAYDLLGRELWRRATTWPYVIANPLLSDLDADGTFDVAVCSIAVNPSLPDTFGELDGRLETYAGASGADLWSTPLKLPAFSTPAAADVDGDGIEDLWVPTQHFFLPSELTVYSGATGSELVAYGSVSWAGSPVLGDADGDGAIDILVMDAPPVFAPPFPPVNSILLNLPGVAYDPTASWSGFRGPDHDGFRR
- a CDS encoding alpha/beta hydrolase fold domain-containing protein — translated: MTKSVVLVLACSLLSATGAIRAQEAVPQATAAPMPWTIGPRALPVPAGASDALRGSLMRVPPPDVAGHVRDAPATAEDWARLLDQASDSSGDRTRAFAKAWSTTISEDEIAGVTVRTVTPPTVDPANKNRLFVHLHGGAYVFGSGVAGASEAIMIARYSKMPVLSIDYRMPPAHPFPAALDDVIAVWRSLLKDRKASSLALGGSSAGGGLVLAVTQELQDLGLDLPGALWAGSPWADLTKTGDSQFINEGIDRMLVTYDGILAEAAKLYAGGRDLRTPLISPVYGEFEGFPPTYLVTGTRDLFLSHTARVHRKLRAAGVIADLNVYEGMSHLDFMVELHSPESQEVYGALGVFLTQHLEEPVAPR